The following coding sequences lie in one Corynebacterium humireducens NBRC 106098 = DSM 45392 genomic window:
- a CDS encoding Gmad2 immunoglobulin-like domain-containing protein — MSIHVQQPQPYDIVGNTIQIAGVAGGAFEATYNYVITEGHDEVTGHFMAGDGIGGHGQFQISVDVSGAAFTHVVAYVEVFHTSPKDGEPRDRVVVPVILGARIAPGYTTYLEHVVKSGETLWRIAQQHYGNGNLYHRLIAANPSITNPNLIRPGDLIRVPRAD, encoded by the coding sequence ATGAGCATTCATGTCCAGCAGCCGCAGCCCTATGACATCGTCGGCAACACCATCCAGATCGCAGGGGTTGCCGGCGGCGCATTTGAAGCCACCTACAACTACGTCATCACTGAGGGACACGACGAGGTCACCGGGCATTTCATGGCCGGTGACGGTATTGGAGGCCACGGCCAGTTCCAGATCTCGGTGGATGTCTCCGGCGCCGCGTTCACCCATGTCGTGGCTTATGTGGAGGTTTTCCACACCTCGCCCAAGGACGGCGAACCCCGCGATCGCGTCGTGGTCCCGGTCATCCTGGGGGCGCGGATCGCGCCCGGCTACACCACCTACCTCGAACATGTGGTGAAGAGCGGGGAGACCTTGTGGCGGATCGCGCAGCAGCACTACGGCAACGGCAATCTCTACCACCGGCTGATAGCGGCGAATCCCTCGATCACCAACCCCAACCTGATCCGCCCCGGTGATCTGATCCGGGTGCCGCGCGCAGATTAA
- the coaE gene encoding dephospho-CoA kinase: protein MKIIGLTGGIGSGKTSVADLLRSHGLPVIDADQIARDIVEPGQPTLRELADAFGADIIREDGSLDRPELARRAFADKAGTQLLNSITHPRIMARRDELFDAARAAGEPAVIYDMPLLVEKGQHKDMDLTVVVHVDVDTRVDRLVTGRGLDEADVRRRIAAQTTDAARMAVADVIIDNNGPREELEAQVQALADRIRLL from the coding sequence ATGAAGATCATCGGACTCACCGGCGGGATCGGCAGCGGCAAGACCTCCGTTGCCGATCTTCTGCGTTCCCACGGCCTGCCCGTCATCGACGCCGACCAGATTGCCCGCGACATCGTCGAACCCGGCCAGCCCACCCTCCGCGAGCTCGCCGACGCCTTCGGCGCCGACATCATCCGCGAGGACGGCAGCCTCGACCGCCCCGAACTGGCCCGTCGCGCCTTCGCCGACAAGGCCGGCACGCAGCTGCTCAACTCCATCACCCACCCGCGGATCATGGCGCGCCGCGACGAGCTTTTCGACGCCGCCCGCGCCGCCGGCGAACCCGCCGTCATCTACGACATGCCGCTGCTGGTGGAGAAGGGCCAGCACAAGGACATGGACCTGACGGTGGTGGTGCACGTGGACGTGGACACCCGCGTCGACAGGCTGGTGACAGGCCGGGGTCTGGACGAGGCTGACGTGCGGCGTCGCATCGCCGCGCAGACGACGGACGCGGCGCGGATGGCGGTGGCTGACGTCATCATCGACAACAACGGCCCCCGCGAGGAGCTCGAGGCGCAGGTCCAGGCCCTCGCCGACCGGATCAGGCTGCTCTGA
- a CDS encoding heavy-metal-associated domain-containing protein codes for MTTPTQLKNTTLRSDEFSCPSCVAKIENKLGGLDGVESAEVKFSSGRILVAHDPEKVSVRDLVAAVADVGYTAKPSAI; via the coding sequence ATGACCACCCCCACCCAGCTGAAGAACACCACCCTGCGCTCCGACGAGTTCAGCTGCCCGTCGTGTGTGGCCAAGATCGAGAACAAACTCGGTGGCCTGGACGGCGTGGAGTCCGCAGAAGTGAAGTTCTCCTCCGGCCGTATCCTGGTCGCCCATGACCCCGAGAAGGTCAGCGTGCGCGATCTTGTCGCCGCAGTCGCTGATGTCGGCTACACCGCCAAGCCCTCGGCGATCTGA
- a CDS encoding DUF4259 domain-containing protein yields the protein MGTWNTGPYDNDDAAELLEDIREGHIYFDELLPDVGHRYIEADQGAMIIAMAHLAAGDVPAGIDDTVLAPLRTPQTRERLRQCLEAVLSDGAVSELAEQWAENGQEELLEWKAKSHIQLV from the coding sequence ATGGGAACCTGGAACACCGGACCGTACGACAACGACGACGCCGCGGAGCTGCTCGAAGACATCCGTGAGGGCCACATCTACTTCGACGAACTGCTGCCCGACGTCGGACACCGCTACATCGAGGCCGACCAGGGCGCGATGATCATCGCCATGGCGCACCTCGCCGCCGGCGACGTCCCCGCGGGCATCGACGACACCGTCCTCGCACCGCTGCGCACCCCGCAGACCCGCGAGCGACTGCGTCAGTGCCTCGAGGCCGTGCTTTCCGACGGCGCCGTGTCCGAACTCGCCGAGCAGTGGGCCGAGAACGGGCAGGAGGAACTGCTGGAGTGGAAGGCGAAGTCCCACATCCAGCTCGTCTGA
- a CDS encoding FABP family protein: MTLHPLVQPYESIAGQWSGLGHGHYPTIESFDYTETLTFTALPGKPFMRYEQQTASPNGQPMHTEVGFLRFVAEGRVEFVISQPTGQTELLEGTIEEQEDGTLRLHFGSSQVVNSTTAKTVDATTRTYTFNALRSSVTTVFHMAAVDQPMQEHLASDLSKF, encoded by the coding sequence ATGACACTTCACCCGCTTGTGCAGCCCTACGAGTCCATCGCCGGTCAGTGGAGCGGCCTCGGCCACGGCCACTACCCGACGATCGAGAGCTTCGACTACACCGAGACCCTCACCTTCACCGCGCTCCCGGGCAAGCCCTTCATGCGCTACGAGCAGCAGACGGCCAGCCCCAACGGCCAGCCGATGCACACCGAGGTCGGCTTCCTCCGTTTCGTCGCCGAGGGCCGCGTCGAGTTCGTCATCTCCCAGCCCACCGGCCAGACCGAACTGCTCGAGGGCACCATTGAGGAGCAGGAGGACGGTACCCTGCGCCTCCACTTCGGCAGCTCCCAGGTGGTCAACTCCACCACCGCGAAGACCGTCGACGCCACCACCCGCACCTACACCTTCAACGCCCTGCGTTCCTCGGTGACCACCGTGTTCCACATGGCGGCCGTCGACCAGCCGATGCAGGAGCACCTGGCCAGCGACCTGTCGAAGTTCTAG
- a CDS encoding LppP/LprE family lipoprotein — protein MRLRRLLPVGFAAALTLGLASCSSSDTSGTVLSITSSTAGETDTETGTPDPHPGPATTFEINETPVTCENQTMDLMSTAFGAWLGSQIVPTDQPGTSYYFTVKDNQFNPCAELSWVTLEGPNGNPNRDPGNGTNFVDTIVFFNGEDLIRDPAPLQFQDVTSVERIDANRLTLTYRGDWEHSVTYSFTDGQLHGEEQLPTEQSENIRLDLHRAGPSATGAPRPFGNANYRPWDHEKSVGRQYSLMMGGEMITCDFANFNGVQVVCYSETSLPWPLMPRDPQSKAQDMANIAFLNFQADGNITTDAGTFSKPGTKFEMLPDDSVTRIADIFIDTRSEVVKIHDANLAYLLGVGVAEPVEVPSFQLDTSRHPTDLAPWEE, from the coding sequence ATGAGACTGCGTAGACTGTTGCCGGTGGGCTTCGCCGCGGCCCTCACACTGGGACTGGCTTCCTGTTCCTCCAGCGACACCAGCGGCACCGTCCTCTCCATCACGAGCAGCACAGCAGGGGAAACCGACACCGAAACCGGAACACCTGATCCGCATCCCGGCCCCGCCACCACCTTCGAGATCAACGAGACACCGGTCACCTGTGAGAACCAGACCATGGACCTGATGTCCACCGCCTTCGGCGCCTGGCTCGGCTCCCAGATCGTCCCCACCGACCAACCCGGCACCTCCTACTACTTCACGGTCAAGGACAACCAATTCAACCCCTGCGCCGAACTCAGCTGGGTGACACTCGAAGGACCCAACGGCAACCCCAACCGCGACCCCGGCAACGGCACCAACTTCGTCGACACCATCGTCTTCTTCAACGGCGAAGACCTGATCCGCGACCCCGCACCCCTCCAATTCCAGGACGTCACCTCCGTCGAGCGTATCGACGCCAACCGGCTCACCCTCACCTACCGCGGCGACTGGGAACACTCCGTCACCTACAGCTTCACCGACGGTCAACTCCACGGCGAGGAACAGCTCCCCACTGAGCAGAGCGAGAACATCCGACTCGACCTCCATCGCGCCGGGCCGTCGGCCACCGGGGCACCGCGCCCTTTCGGCAACGCCAACTACCGGCCCTGGGATCACGAGAAGTCGGTGGGCCGGCAGTACTCGCTGATGATGGGTGGGGAGATGATCACCTGCGACTTCGCCAACTTCAACGGCGTGCAGGTGGTCTGCTACTCCGAGACCTCCCTGCCCTGGCCCCTGATGCCGAGGGATCCGCAGTCCAAGGCGCAGGACATGGCCAACATCGCCTTCCTCAACTTCCAGGCTGACGGCAACATCACCACCGACGCCGGCACCTTCTCCAAGCCGGGTACGAAATTCGAGATGCTGCCGGACGATTCCGTCACCCGCATCGCCGACATCTTCATCGACACCCGCAGCGAGGTTGTCAAGATCCACGACGCCAACCTCGCCTACCTTCTCGGCGTCGGTGTCGCCGAACCCGTCGAGGTCCCCAGCTTCCAGCTCGACACCTCACGCCACCCCACGGATCTCGCGCCCTGGGAGGAATAG
- a CDS encoding YdcF family protein codes for MRIDVPRALLGALLLALLTPTPAQAVSSSLSSVSAARITVDVPGFGVYALHPDLVGRGLSPAPQEDLLAAAVFSADYEDNAAARDAALAALDPGRHAQVSWALAALHSPVAAPDTLPPTAPIIVLGERLNDDGSMRDNLLHRLRAARELADARPLATVVVTGGPTGPGGTEAHAMRDWLLANGLTNPLLVEDESRSTVDSACLTHRLLPAAEAVIVVTSENHLPRAVVDFTLAFGPQVAGVGSPNDPPTAMPGKLWTYRDAVQWFLAPGTCLRAA; via the coding sequence ATGCGTATCGACGTCCCCCGTGCCCTGCTCGGCGCACTCCTGCTGGCGCTGCTCACGCCGACCCCGGCCCAGGCGGTGAGCTCCTCCCTGTCCTCCGTTTCGGCGGCGCGGATCACCGTCGACGTCCCCGGTTTCGGCGTCTACGCGCTGCATCCGGATCTGGTGGGCCGCGGGCTGTCCCCGGCCCCGCAGGAGGACCTGCTCGCCGCGGCCGTCTTCTCCGCCGACTACGAGGACAACGCGGCGGCCCGTGACGCCGCCCTCGCGGCACTCGACCCCGGGCGCCACGCCCAGGTCTCCTGGGCACTGGCGGCCCTGCACTCCCCCGTCGCCGCCCCGGACACTCTCCCGCCCACCGCGCCGATCATCGTCCTCGGGGAACGTCTCAATGATGACGGCAGCATGCGGGACAATCTCCTCCACCGCCTCCGGGCGGCCCGGGAGCTGGCCGACGCCCGCCCCCTGGCGACCGTCGTGGTCACCGGCGGCCCCACCGGTCCCGGCGGTACGGAGGCCCACGCGATGCGCGACTGGCTGCTGGCGAACGGGCTCACCAACCCCCTGCTGGTGGAGGATGAGTCCCGGTCCACCGTCGACAGTGCCTGCCTCACCCACCGTCTGCTGCCCGCCGCCGAGGCCGTCATCGTCGTGACCTCGGAGAACCATCTGCCGCGGGCGGTCGTGGACTTCACCCTCGCCTTCGGCCCGCAGGTGGCCGGCGTGGGCTCCCCGAATGATCCGCCGACGGCGATGCCCGGAAAGTTGTGGACCTACCGGGACGCCGTCCAGTGGTTCCTGGCCCCGGGAACCTGCCTCAGAGCAGCCTGA